Proteins encoded together in one Quercus lobata isolate SW786 chromosome 3, ValleyOak3.0 Primary Assembly, whole genome shotgun sequence window:
- the LOC115978932 gene encoding protein MIZU-KUSSEI 1-like, translated as MKTIIAKTPHDSSFSFSRRYFHWKKKIDEEDDEEEILTFSSSSHFCEDEIKDLEELTIPGPVKITSVTAAPRPKKHSKLRSALTIFGKSQSRYHSSLGSRVIGTLFGYRRGHVHFAFQEDAKLSPAFFIELATPTSLLVREMASGLVRIALECEKRTEKKGKRLLEEPLWRSYCNGKKCGFATRRECGPEEWKVLKAVEPISMGAGVLPGTGNGAADGSEGELMYMRARFERVVGSKDSEAFYMMNPDGAGGPELSVYLIRV; from the coding sequence ATGAAGACCATCATTGCCAAAACTCCTCATgactcttctttctctttctccagGAGATACTTCCactggaaaaagaaaattgatgaGGAGGATGATGAGGAAGAAATCTTGACCTTCAGCTCATCCTCACATTTCTGTGAAGATGAGATCAAAGATTTGGAGGAGCTAACAATCCCAGGGCCGGTGAAAATTACTTCTGTGACAGCAGCACCAAGGCCGAAGAAACATTCTAAGCTCCGATCGGCTCTTACAATTTTCGGTAAGAGCCAATCGAGGTATCACTCGAGTCTTGGGAGCCGAGTGATAGGTACCCTTTTCGGGTATCGAAGAGGCCATGTCCATTTTGCATTTCAAGAAGATGCCAAGTTGAGTCCAGCATTTTTTATTGAACTTGCAACACCCACAAGTCTTTTAGTCCGAGAGATGGCTTCTGGGTTGGTTCGCATTGCCTTGGAGTGTGAAAAGAGAACAGAAAAGAAAGGCAAGAGGTTGCTAGAGGAGCCCCTTTGGAGGAGTTACTGCAATGGAAAGAAGTGTGGGTTTGCAACAAGGCGCGAGTGCGGGCCTGAGGAGTGGAAGGTGTTGAAAGCTGTGGAGCCAATTTCAATGGGTGCAGGTGTGTTGCCTGGAACTGGGAATGGAGCTGCTGATGGGTCCGAAGGAGAGCTCATGTATATGAGAGCCAGGTTTGAGAGAGTTGTGGGTTCTAAAGATTCAGAGGCTTTCTATATGATGAACCCTGATGGCGCTGGAGGTCCTGAACTTAGTGTGTATTTGATTAGAGTTTAG
- the LOC115980956 gene encoding uncharacterized protein LOC115980956, whose protein sequence is MNELNEVDEDAFKWLQSHSTTIWARHMFKSDGQSDTVLNNMCESFNSTITKFRSKPIITMFECIRLYLMTRFQANREMIMKVESELCTKIRKRLYKEKLACSKWIACWAGRMKFEVKNGPESFIVDLEEKKCSCRKWDIVGIPCCHAISCIFFNREDAKKYVNACYKRTTYIDCYEPIIEPINGQNMWGPSGLPSMQPPIKRKPPGRPKKKRALEPDEPRSHRKNRGLGISKQCKLCGKLEHNKRSCKGEVGGNSSLLGSASQASRTTRRAAKDAQPTVHRAQPSSNDDVTTSAPPPPTDNQSNPRPKRQRKRSAVTTETLNATGNATGNAARYMAAMRSVKR, encoded by the exons ATGAATGAGCTAAATGAGGTGGATGAAGATGCATTCAAATGGCTGCAATCTCACTCAACAACTATCTGGGCTAGGCATATGTTTAAAAGTGATGGCCAGAGTGACACAGTCCTGAACAACATGTGTGAAAGCTTCAATAGCACGATAACTAAGTTCAGGAGCAAACCTATAATCACCATG TTTGAGTGTATTAGGCTATATCTGATGACTAGATTTCAAGCAAACAGAGAAATGATTATGAAGGTGGAATCTGAGTTGTGTACTAAGATAAGGAAGAGGCTGTACAAGGAGAAGTTGGCATGCAGCAAGTGGATAGCATGTTGGGCTGGTCGTATGAAGTTTGAAGTGAAGAATGGGCCGGAGAGTTTCATTGTGGACTTAGAAGAGAAGAAATGCAGCTGTAGGAAGTGGGACATAGTTGGCATACCATGTTGCCATGCCATTTCTTGTATATTTTTCAACAGAGAAGATGCTAAAAAGTATGTCAATGCTTGTTACAAAAGGACTACCTACATTGATTGCTATGAACCCATTATAGAGCCCATCAATGGCCAGAATATGTGGGGACCTAGTGGACTGCCATCTATGCAACCCCCTATCAAGAGGAAACCTCCTGGCAGGCCTAAGAAGAAGAGGGCACTGGAGCCTGATGAACCTAGAAGTCACAGAAAAAATAGAGGCCTAGGCATCTCAAAACAATGCAAGTTATGTGGGAAATTAGAACACAACAAGAGGAGCTGTAAGGGAGAAGTAGGAGGGAACTCCTCCTTGCTTGGGAGTGCATCCCAAGCTAGTAGGACCACTAGGAGG GCAGCCAAGGATGCTCAGCCAACAGTACATAGGGCACAACCAAGCTCTAATGATGATGTGACCACAAGTGCACCTCCACCCCCCACTGATAACCAATCCAATCCAAGACCAAAAAGACAGAGGAAGAGAAGTGCAGTCACTACTGAGACCTTGAATGCAACTGGGAATGCAACTGGGAATGCAGCAAGATATATGGCAGCAATGAGATCTGTTAAAAGATAG